The Streptomyces europaeiscabiei genome window below encodes:
- a CDS encoding glycosyltransferase family 4 protein gives MSHVSSHSPHGQSPLRTVQVLGGGSAVSSAHVRSLASGLVARGVRVTVCAPGEADGVYDFTGVGAHHVHVPRSSDPASVASLRSACADADLVHAHGLHAGFRATLALGRRTTPLVVTWHTRAHAEGARAHLLRLLERRVAKAAAVVLGTSSDLVDRARSRGARDARLAAVALPTPRRADPCADPDRPASKIRAELGATDRPLLMAAGTLDRHRGYDTLLDAARQWRGLDPAPLLVVAGEGALRSVLQRRIEDEELPVRLVGRRDDASELIAAADVALLPGDPEARSVLAQEALHARVPLVAAAVGSLPDLVGDGAELVPYGDAEALATAVVRLLGDPARCEALRERGTRQAATWPTEDETVAQVLSVYDELTQLRPLT, from the coding sequence GTGAGCCACGTGAGCAGCCACTCACCGCACGGCCAGTCGCCGCTGCGAACCGTGCAAGTGCTCGGCGGCGGCAGCGCGGTGAGCAGTGCGCATGTGCGGTCGCTGGCCTCCGGCCTGGTCGCCCGGGGCGTGCGGGTCACCGTGTGCGCCCCCGGTGAGGCCGACGGTGTGTACGACTTCACCGGCGTCGGCGCCCACCACGTCCACGTGCCACGCAGCAGCGACCCCGCCTCGGTGGCCAGCCTGCGCAGCGCCTGCGCGGACGCCGACCTGGTGCACGCGCACGGCCTGCACGCCGGCTTCCGGGCCACCCTCGCGCTCGGCCGGCGCACCACCCCGCTCGTCGTCACCTGGCACACGCGTGCGCACGCGGAGGGCGCGCGGGCGCATCTGCTGCGGCTGCTGGAGCGGCGCGTCGCCAAGGCCGCCGCCGTGGTCCTCGGCACCTCCTCCGACCTGGTCGACCGGGCCCGCAGCAGGGGTGCGCGCGACGCCCGGCTCGCCGCCGTCGCCCTGCCCACGCCACGCCGGGCCGACCCCTGCGCGGACCCGGACCGGCCCGCCTCCAAGATCCGGGCCGAACTGGGCGCCACGGACCGCCCGTTGCTCATGGCCGCCGGCACGCTGGACCGCCACCGGGGGTACGACACGCTGCTCGACGCCGCCCGTCAATGGCGCGGTCTCGACCCGGCGCCGCTGCTCGTCGTCGCGGGCGAGGGGGCTCTGCGGAGCGTTCTGCAGCGCCGTATCGAGGACGAGGAGCTGCCCGTGCGGCTCGTGGGGCGGCGCGACGACGCCTCCGAGCTGATCGCGGCCGCCGACGTCGCGCTGTTGCCCGGCGACCCCGAGGCACGCTCCGTGCTCGCCCAGGAGGCGCTCCACGCGCGCGTGCCGCTCGTCGCCGCCGCCGTCGGATCGCTGCCCGACCTGGTCGGCGACGGTGCCGAACTCGTCCCGTACGGCGACGCCGAGGCGCTCGCCACGGCCGTCGTACGCCTTCTCGGTGACCCGGCCCGCTGTGAGGCGCTGCGGGAGCGGGGCACGCGGCAGGCCGCCACCTGGCCGACGGAGGACGAGACGGTGGCCCAGGTGCTCAGCGTCTACGACGAGTTGACGCAGCTGCGCCCGCTCACCTGA
- the recN gene encoding DNA repair protein RecN, with product MVVSVLEEMRIRSLGVIDDAVVELSPGFTAVTGETGAGKTMVVTSLGLLLGGRADPAFVRIGAKNAVVEGRITVPEGAAAIVRAEEAGAELDDGALLISRTVSAEGRSRAHLGGRSVPVGVLAELADELVAVHGQTDQQGLLKLSRQRAALDRYAGDAVAVPLTKYGEAYRRLRAVAGELDEIVTRARERAQEADMLRYGLDEIAGVEPRAGEDVELAEEAERLGHAEALASAATAAHAALAGNPEDPEGVDASTLVAGAHRALEAVRSHDPALAALAERIGEIGILLGDVAGELAGYADDLDADPLRLAAVEERRAALNALTRKYGQYGQDTASVLSWAEEGTQRLTELDGDDERIDELTAERDALRAELGGLAQALTDARAEAAERFAAAVTAELASLAMPHARVSFEIRQSVDPEGVEVGGRTVAYGPSGVDEVELLLAPHPGAPPRPIAKGASGGELSRVMLAVEVVFAGTDPVPTYLFDEVDAGVGGKAAVEIGRRLARLARSAQVVVVTHLPQVAAFADRQLLVEKTSDGSVTRSGVKVLEGEDRVRELSRMLAGQEDSETARAHAEELLAAARADA from the coding sequence ATGGTCGTGTCCGTGTTGGAGGAGATGCGGATACGGTCGCTCGGAGTCATCGACGACGCGGTGGTCGAGCTGTCGCCCGGCTTCACCGCTGTGACGGGTGAGACGGGTGCGGGCAAGACCATGGTCGTCACCAGTCTTGGCCTGCTGCTCGGCGGGCGGGCGGACCCGGCGTTCGTACGGATCGGCGCGAAGAACGCCGTCGTGGAGGGCCGGATCACCGTGCCCGAGGGCGCGGCGGCGATCGTCCGGGCCGAGGAGGCCGGGGCCGAACTCGACGACGGGGCGTTGCTGATCAGCCGTACCGTTTCCGCCGAGGGACGGTCGCGGGCACATCTGGGCGGGCGTTCCGTCCCGGTGGGCGTGCTCGCCGAGCTGGCCGACGAACTGGTGGCCGTGCACGGGCAGACCGACCAGCAGGGGCTGCTGAAGCTGTCCCGGCAGCGGGCGGCGCTCGACCGGTACGCGGGGGACGCCGTGGCCGTGCCGCTCACCAAGTACGGCGAGGCCTACCGGCGGCTGCGGGCCGTGGCCGGCGAACTCGACGAGATCGTCACGCGCGCCCGTGAGCGGGCCCAGGAAGCCGACATGCTGCGGTACGGGCTCGACGAGATCGCGGGCGTCGAGCCGCGGGCCGGCGAGGACGTGGAACTGGCCGAGGAGGCCGAGCGGCTCGGGCACGCGGAGGCACTGGCCTCCGCCGCCACGGCCGCGCACGCCGCGCTCGCGGGCAACCCCGAGGACCCGGAGGGCGTGGACGCCTCCACGCTCGTCGCGGGCGCACACCGGGCGCTGGAGGCCGTGCGGTCGCACGACCCGGCGCTGGCCGCGCTCGCCGAGCGGATCGGGGAGATCGGGATCCTGCTGGGAGATGTGGCGGGGGAGCTGGCGGGATACGCCGACGACCTGGACGCCGACCCGCTGCGGCTGGCGGCCGTCGAGGAGCGACGGGCCGCTCTCAACGCGCTCACCCGGAAGTACGGCCAGTACGGACAGGACACCGCTTCCGTGCTCTCCTGGGCCGAGGAGGGTACCCAGCGGCTCACCGAACTCGACGGCGACGACGAGCGGATCGACGAGCTGACCGCCGAGCGGGACGCGCTGCGCGCCGAACTGGGCGGGCTCGCCCAGGCCCTGACCGATGCGCGGGCGGAGGCCGCCGAGCGGTTCGCCGCCGCCGTCACCGCCGAGCTGGCCTCGCTCGCCATGCCGCACGCGCGCGTGTCGTTCGAGATCCGGCAGAGCGTCGATCCCGAGGGCGTCGAGGTGGGCGGGCGTACGGTCGCGTACGGGCCGTCCGGTGTCGACGAGGTCGAACTGTTGCTCGCCCCGCATCCGGGGGCGCCGCCCCGGCCCATCGCCAAGGGCGCGTCCGGTGGTGAGCTGTCGCGGGTGATGCTGGCCGTGGAGGTCGTGTTCGCGGGGACGGACCCCGTGCCGACGTACCTCTTCGACGAGGTCGACGCGGGTGTCGGCGGCAAGGCCGCGGTCGAGATCGGCCGGCGCCTCGCCCGGCTCGCCAGGTCGGCGCAGGTCGTGGTCGTCACCCATCTGCCCCAGGTGGCCGCCTTCGCCGACCGGCAGTTGCTGGTGGAGAAGACCAGCGACGGGTCCGTGACCCGGTCCGGTGTGAAGGTCCTGGAGGGGGAGGACCGGGTGCGTGAGCTGTCGCGCATGCTCGCCGGCCAGGAGGACTCCGAGACGGCGCGGGCGCACGCGGAGGAGTTGCTGGCGGCGGCCCGCGCGGACGCGTAG
- a CDS encoding NAD kinase has translation MTQDRSRTVFLLTHTGRPAAIRSAELVVKGLLHHGIGVRVLEHEAEDIPVPEEVELVKEATPQCLDGCELLIVLGGDGTLLRGAEFARASGVPMLGVNLGSVGFLAEAERDDLDKVVDRVVTKAYEVEERMTVDVVVHQNGNIVHTDWALNEAAVQKAGAEKLLEVVLEIDGRPVTGFGCDGIVLSTPTGSTAYAFSAGGPVVWPEVEALLMVPISAHALFAKPLVTSPNSVLAVEVLPHIPPGVLWCDGRRTVELPPGARVEVRRGAVPVRLARLHHASFTDRLVAKFALPVSGWRGARH, from the coding sequence TTGACTCAGGACCGATCTCGAACTGTTTTCCTGCTCACCCACACCGGGCGGCCGGCGGCGATCCGCAGTGCCGAACTCGTCGTCAAGGGGCTGCTGCACCACGGCATCGGTGTGCGTGTCCTGGAGCACGAGGCCGAGGACATTCCGGTGCCCGAGGAGGTGGAACTCGTCAAGGAGGCCACCCCGCAGTGCCTCGACGGGTGTGAGCTGCTCATCGTCCTCGGCGGTGACGGCACGCTGCTGCGCGGCGCCGAGTTCGCCCGCGCGTCCGGGGTGCCGATGCTCGGCGTCAACCTCGGCAGCGTCGGCTTCCTCGCGGAGGCCGAACGGGACGACCTCGACAAGGTCGTCGACCGGGTGGTGACCAAGGCGTACGAGGTCGAGGAGCGGATGACCGTCGATGTCGTCGTTCACCAGAACGGCAACATCGTCCACACGGACTGGGCGCTGAACGAGGCGGCCGTGCAGAAGGCCGGCGCCGAGAAGCTGCTCGAAGTCGTCCTCGAGATCGACGGCCGGCCGGTGACCGGGTTCGGGTGCGACGGCATCGTGCTGTCGACTCCGACCGGGTCCACGGCGTACGCGTTCTCGGCGGGTGGGCCCGTGGTGTGGCCCGAGGTCGAGGCGCTGCTGATGGTGCCGATCAGCGCGCATGCGCTGTTCGCGAAGCCGTTGGTGACCTCGCCGAACTCGGTGCTTGCGGTCGAGGTCCTGCCGCACATCCCGCCGGGGGTGTTGTGGTGCGACGGGCGGCGGACCGTCGAGCTGCCGCCGGGGGCGCGCGTCGAGGTGCGGCGAGGGGCCGTTCCGGTGCGGCTGGCCCGGTTGCATCATGCGTCGTTCACGGATCGGCTGGTGGCGAAGTTCGCGCTGCCGGTCTCCGGATGGCGGGGGGCTCGGCACTAG
- a CDS encoding TlyA family RNA methyltransferase encodes MAGVARRRLDAELVRRKLARSREHASQLIAAGRVTVGKTVATKSATQVETAAAIVVVTDDGDPEYVSRGGHKLAGALDVFVPLGLAVEGRRALDAGASTGGFTDVLLRAGAAQVVAVDVGYGQLAWTLQSDERVTVKDRTNVRELTLEAIDGEPVDLVVGDLSFIPLGLVLPALVRCVKPDADLVMMVKPQFEVGKERLGSGGVVRSPQLRAEAVRGVAGRAGELGLGVKGVTASPLPGPSGNVEYFLWLRAGAPALDPADVDRAVAEGPR; translated from the coding sequence GTGGCAGGAGTCGCACGCCGCCGTCTGGACGCCGAACTGGTCCGGCGGAAGCTCGCGCGGTCGCGTGAGCACGCGAGCCAGCTGATCGCCGCCGGGCGCGTCACCGTCGGCAAGACCGTCGCGACCAAGTCCGCCACCCAGGTGGAGACCGCCGCCGCGATCGTGGTCGTGACCGACGACGGCGACCCGGAGTACGTGTCCAGAGGCGGCCACAAGCTCGCGGGCGCCCTCGATGTGTTCGTCCCTCTAGGACTCGCCGTCGAGGGGCGGCGGGCGCTGGACGCCGGCGCCTCCACCGGCGGCTTCACCGACGTACTGCTGCGGGCCGGGGCCGCGCAGGTCGTCGCCGTGGACGTCGGATACGGACAACTCGCCTGGACTCTGCAGAGTGATGAACGCGTCACCGTCAAGGACCGTACGAACGTACGCGAGTTGACGCTCGAAGCGATCGATGGGGAGCCTGTGGATCTTGTCGTGGGGGATCTGTCCTTCATCCCACTCGGCCTGGTACTGCCCGCCCTGGTGCGGTGCGTGAAGCCGGATGCCGATCTGGTGATGATGGTCAAGCCGCAGTTCGAGGTGGGTAAGGAGCGGCTGGGCAGTGGGGGAGTCGTACGGAGTCCGCAGCTGCGCGCCGAAGCGGTGCGCGGGGTGGCCGGGCGGGCCGGCGAACTGGGGCTCGGGGTGAAGGGTGTGACGGCCAGTCCGCTGCCCGGGCCCTCGGGCAATGTCGAGTACTTTCTGTGGCTGCGTGCCGGAGCTCCCGCGCTGGACCCGGCCGACGTCGACCGAGCAGTGGCGGAGGGGCCGCGTTGA
- a CDS encoding SCP2 sterol-binding domain-containing protein: MATIEECRAALEKLSDNMAGAEGHASEATALDRSVSCHVKDLDVTFVGRMRDGRIEVHDTLQGPPSQKAQIRLAMTGDDLVSLVGGELNFAKAWGSGRVKLEAGFRDLLQLRKLL; the protein is encoded by the coding sequence ATGGCAACGATTGAGGAGTGCCGCGCCGCACTCGAAAAGCTCTCGGACAACATGGCAGGCGCCGAAGGACACGCGAGCGAGGCCACGGCCCTCGACCGCTCGGTGAGCTGCCATGTAAAGGATCTCGACGTCACCTTCGTGGGCCGTATGCGCGACGGGCGCATCGAGGTGCACGACACCCTTCAGGGGCCGCCGTCCCAGAAGGCCCAGATCCGGCTCGCCATGACGGGCGACGACCTGGTGTCCCTCGTCGGCGGCGAACTGAACTTCGCCAAGGCCTGGGGTTCGGGCCGGGTGAAGCTGGAGGCGGGTTTCCGGGACCTGCTCCAGCTCAGGAAGCTTCTGTAG
- a CDS encoding ABC transporter ATP-binding protein, whose protein sequence is MRPTSPGPDRGASANENDKRSTVNRLSAENVTLAYDQRVIAEQLSVEIPDNSFTVIVGPNACGKSTLLRALSRMLKPSQGRVLLDGQVIQSMPAKKVARTLGLLPQSSIAPDGITVGDLVGRGRYPHQGLLRQWSTEDERIVRESMESTGVAELADRYVDELSGGQRQRVWIAMALAQQTPLLLLDEPTTFLDIQHQIDVLDLCAELHEGQGRTLVAVLHDLNHAARYATHLIALRGGSVIAEGAPSEIVTAELVEEVFGLRCQVIDDPETGTPLVVPAARRARSGMEETEKVAATEAS, encoded by the coding sequence ATCAGGCCGACATCCCCCGGGCCGGACCGCGGCGCGTCGGCGAACGAGAACGACAAGAGGAGCACAGTGAACCGCCTGTCCGCCGAGAACGTCACCCTCGCCTATGACCAGCGGGTCATCGCCGAGCAGCTGTCGGTGGAGATACCCGACAACTCGTTCACCGTGATCGTCGGCCCCAACGCCTGCGGCAAGTCCACGCTCCTGCGCGCCCTCTCCCGGATGCTGAAGCCGTCCCAGGGGCGGGTGCTGCTCGACGGGCAGGTCATCCAGTCGATGCCCGCCAAGAAGGTCGCGCGGACGCTCGGTCTGCTGCCGCAGTCGTCGATCGCGCCCGACGGGATCACCGTCGGCGACCTCGTGGGCCGCGGCCGGTACCCGCACCAGGGGCTGCTGCGGCAGTGGTCCACCGAGGACGAGCGGATCGTCCGGGAGTCGATGGAGTCGACCGGGGTCGCCGAACTGGCCGACCGTTACGTCGACGAGTTGTCCGGCGGCCAGCGCCAGCGCGTCTGGATCGCCATGGCACTCGCCCAGCAGACCCCGCTGCTGCTGCTCGACGAGCCGACCACCTTCCTGGACATCCAGCACCAGATCGACGTGCTCGACCTGTGCGCCGAACTCCACGAGGGGCAGGGCCGCACCCTGGTAGCGGTGCTGCACGACCTCAACCACGCCGCCCGATACGCCACCCACCTCATCGCCCTGCGCGGCGGCTCGGTGATCGCCGAGGGCGCCCCCTCGGAGATCGTCACGGCCGAGCTGGTCGAGGAGGTCTTCGGGCTGCGCTGTCAGGTCATCGACGACCCGGAGACGGGGACACCGCTCGTGGTGCCGGCGGCGCGCAGGGCACGGAGCGGCATGGAGGAGACCGAGAAGGTGGCCGCTACAGAAGCTTCCTGA
- a CDS encoding FecCD family ABC transporter permease: MSKPAARDRAVRTPGGLSVRLDVRAFTVVALLLVAALTAGVVLIGTGDFPIPAGDVLKTLLGNGDAGQEFIVNELRLPRVLVGLLVGASLGLGGALFQSISRNPLGSPDVLGLSQGATAGALVVIVLFSGSANQVALGALVGGLVTGFAIYALAWKRGVHGYRLVLVGIGVSAIVTAVNGYLITKADLVDAARAVVWMTGSLNGRDWAQVWPLLIMCVILVPLVLGNARGLRMMEMGDDVSYALGVSVERVRLLLMVSAVLLTAGATAAAGPVGFVALTAPQLAKRLTRSPGPNLVPAMCMGATLLIVADWASQRAFGADQLPVGVVTGVLGGVYLLWLLVTERKAGRI, encoded by the coding sequence ATGAGCAAGCCCGCCGCACGCGACCGCGCGGTCCGCACTCCCGGAGGGCTGTCGGTCCGGCTGGACGTACGGGCGTTCACCGTCGTCGCCCTGCTGCTGGTGGCGGCGCTGACCGCCGGTGTCGTACTGATCGGGACCGGCGACTTCCCCATCCCGGCCGGCGACGTCCTGAAGACGCTGCTCGGCAACGGCGACGCGGGCCAGGAGTTCATCGTCAACGAACTGCGGCTGCCCAGAGTCCTGGTCGGGCTTCTCGTCGGGGCCTCGCTCGGACTCGGCGGGGCGCTGTTCCAGTCCATCTCCCGCAATCCGCTGGGCAGTCCGGACGTGCTCGGCCTCTCGCAGGGCGCCACCGCCGGGGCGCTGGTCGTCATCGTGCTGTTCTCCGGCAGCGCGAACCAGGTCGCCCTCGGCGCACTCGTCGGCGGGCTGGTCACCGGCTTCGCGATCTACGCGCTGGCGTGGAAGCGGGGTGTGCACGGCTACCGGCTCGTGCTGGTCGGTATCGGTGTCTCCGCGATCGTCACGGCGGTCAACGGCTATCTGATCACCAAGGCCGACCTCGTCGACGCGGCCCGCGCGGTCGTCTGGATGACCGGCTCCCTCAACGGCCGTGACTGGGCCCAGGTCTGGCCACTGCTGATCATGTGCGTGATCCTCGTGCCGTTGGTGCTCGGCAACGCGCGCGGGCTGCGGATGATGGAGATGGGCGACGACGTCTCGTACGCCCTCGGGGTGAGCGTCGAGCGTGTACGGCTGCTGCTGATGGTGTCGGCGGTGCTGCTCACCGCCGGGGCGACCGCGGCCGCCGGGCCGGTCGGCTTCGTCGCCCTCACCGCGCCCCAGCTCGCGAAGCGGCTGACCCGCTCGCCCGGCCCGAACCTGGTGCCCGCGATGTGCATGGGCGCGACCCTGCTGATCGTCGCCGACTGGGCCTCGCAGCGGGCCTTCGGGGCCGACCAGCTGCCCGTCGGCGTCGTCACCGGCGTGCTCGGCGGCGTCTATCTGCTGTGGCTGCTGGTCACCGAGCGGAAGGCCGGACGGATATGA
- a CDS encoding FecCD family ABC transporter permease, producing MLVDSPPEPSAETAPAPPNRRVVRAVGLLVSLVILVLVALASIAIGAKELTFEQVSHGLFENTGTYGDAVVGERVSRTLLGLLAGAALGLAGAVLQALTRNPLADPGLLGINAGASAAVVTAITYFGVTSLSGYVWFAFAGAAVVGALVWFLGGSRGATPVRLALAGTAISAALYGYLQAVMIMDDAALSRMRFWTVGSLASATDETITQVLPFLAVGTVVALLLARPLNAMAMGDDTARALGAHLNRTRALSMAAATVLCGAATAACGPIVFVGLMVPHVVRSFTGPDLRWILPYATVLSPVLLLGADVLGRMVVRPAELQVGIVTAILGGPVFIFLVRRRRTAQL from the coding sequence GTGTTGGTCGACAGTCCTCCTGAACCGAGCGCGGAGACCGCCCCCGCGCCCCCGAACCGCCGGGTGGTACGAGCCGTAGGGCTCCTCGTGTCCCTCGTGATCCTTGTCCTGGTCGCCCTGGCGAGTATCGCGATCGGTGCGAAAGAGCTGACTTTCGAGCAGGTCTCGCACGGCCTGTTCGAGAACACGGGGACGTACGGCGACGCCGTCGTCGGGGAACGGGTCTCGCGCACCCTCCTCGGACTGCTCGCGGGCGCCGCGCTCGGCCTCGCCGGAGCCGTGCTCCAGGCGCTCACCCGCAATCCGCTGGCCGACCCGGGACTGCTCGGCATCAACGCGGGCGCGTCCGCCGCGGTGGTCACCGCCATCACCTACTTCGGCGTCACCTCGCTGAGCGGGTACGTGTGGTTCGCGTTCGCCGGTGCCGCCGTGGTCGGGGCGCTGGTCTGGTTCCTCGGCGGCAGCCGGGGCGCGACACCCGTGCGGCTGGCGCTCGCGGGCACGGCCATCAGCGCGGCCCTCTACGGCTATCTGCAGGCCGTGATGATCATGGATGACGCGGCGCTCTCCAGGATGCGTTTCTGGACGGTCGGTTCGCTGGCCTCGGCGACCGACGAGACCATCACACAGGTGCTGCCGTTCCTGGCCGTCGGCACGGTCGTCGCGCTGCTGCTCGCGCGGCCGCTGAACGCGATGGCCATGGGCGACGACACCGCCCGCGCGCTCGGCGCCCACCTCAACCGCACCCGGGCGCTCTCGATGGCCGCCGCCACCGTGCTGTGCGGTGCCGCGACCGCCGCCTGCGGGCCGATCGTCTTCGTCGGGCTGATGGTCCCGCACGTCGTGCGGTCCTTCACCGGGCCCGACCTGCGCTGGATCCTGCCGTACGCGACCGTCCTGTCGCCCGTGCTGCTGCTCGGCGCCGATGTCCTCGGCCGCATGGTGGTGCGGCCCGCGGAACTCCAGGTCGGCATTGTCACCGCGATTCTCGGTGGGCCGGTCTTCATCTTTCTCGTACGACGGCGGAGGACGGCGCAGCTGTGA
- a CDS encoding HAD hydrolase-like protein encodes MSQAVRTRPDGSGQALSEAYDTALLDLDGVVYAGGSAIAYAVKSLSTARAGGMHLAYVTNNALRTPDTVAAHLTALGIPTEAGDVITSAQAVARLISEQLPAGARVLVIGGEGLRVALRERGLEPVESADDDPVAVVQGYGGPDLPWGRFAEASYAIARGVPWYASNTDLTIPSARGIAPGNGAAVQVVRIATGAEPQVAGKPLPPMHRETILRTGAERPLVVGDRLDTDIEGAFNGEVDSLLVLTGVTDGAQLLAAPPQHRPTYVDADLRGMLTGQPEVVEAGTGFRCGGWTATAGGERLELEGEGEALDGLRALCAAAWTAAGEGSCELDGEKALARLGL; translated from the coding sequence ATGAGTCAGGCAGTCAGGACGCGGCCCGATGGCAGCGGGCAGGCCCTGAGCGAGGCGTACGACACGGCGCTGCTCGATCTGGACGGGGTGGTGTACGCGGGCGGCAGCGCCATCGCATACGCCGTGAAGTCACTCAGTACGGCGCGCGCGGGCGGTATGCACCTCGCGTACGTCACGAACAACGCGCTGCGGACCCCCGACACCGTGGCCGCGCACCTCACGGCGCTGGGGATACCGACCGAGGCGGGTGACGTCATCACCTCTGCACAGGCCGTGGCCCGGCTCATCAGTGAGCAGCTGCCCGCCGGGGCGAGGGTGCTGGTCATCGGCGGCGAGGGGCTGCGGGTGGCGCTGCGCGAGCGGGGCCTGGAGCCCGTCGAGTCCGCGGACGACGATCCGGTGGCCGTGGTGCAGGGGTACGGCGGTCCCGACCTGCCCTGGGGGCGGTTCGCGGAGGCCAGCTACGCCATCGCGCGCGGGGTGCCGTGGTACGCGTCCAACACCGACCTGACCATTCCGAGCGCGCGGGGCATCGCACCCGGCAACGGGGCTGCGGTGCAGGTCGTCCGGATCGCGACCGGGGCCGAGCCGCAGGTGGCGGGCAAGCCACTGCCGCCGATGCACCGGGAGACGATCCTGCGGACCGGCGCCGAGCGGCCGTTGGTGGTCGGGGACCGGCTGGACACGGACATCGAGGGCGCGTTCAACGGCGAGGTCGACTCGCTGCTCGTGCTGACCGGCGTGACCGACGGCGCACAGTTGCTGGCCGCGCCCCCGCAGCACCGGCCGACGTATGTCGACGCCGATCTGCGGGGCATGCTCACCGGACAGCCGGAGGTCGTGGAGGCGGGCACGGGCTTCCGCTGCGGCGGCTGGACGGCGACCGCCGGTGGAGAGCGGCTGGAGCTGGAGGGTGAGGGCGAGGCGCTGGACGGGCTGCGGGCGCTGTGCGCGGCGGCCTGGACGGCTGCCGGGGAGGGCTCGTGCGAGCTGGACGGGGAGAAGGCGCTGGCACGGCTGGGGTTGTGA
- a CDS encoding DUF1015 domain-containing protein: protein MNYAGPAEEIPARSGLELTPFRGLRYDPDRVGSLAAVTSPPYDVVVRPDGLHHLESADPHNIVRLILPQARTPAARDEQAAETLHRWLADGILAPDTKPGLYVYEQADDSILQRGLIGALRLSEPSAGVVLPHEDVIPHVIADRAALMRATSTNMEPLLLTYRGEGATAGATAVVERTTERAPLFATTTEDGFRHRLWAVTDPAELAEIQSDLARHQALIADGHHRWATYLRLRTEHPSPSPWDYGLVLLVDTARYPLRVRAIHRLLHQLPVSDALTALDGRFRVRRLDVPLPEALEALATAAAAGNAFLLAGDGSFHLVDRPDPDLLTRTIPADRPAAWRTLDATVLHSTLLHHVWRIPEDSPAHVAYIHDTAATVEKAERDGGTAVLMHPVREEVVRDLARQGVTMPRKSTSFGPKPASGLVLRALEL from the coding sequence ATGAACTACGCAGGTCCCGCGGAGGAGATCCCGGCGCGCAGCGGCCTCGAGCTGACCCCGTTCCGGGGGCTTCGCTACGACCCCGACCGGGTCGGCAGCCTGGCCGCCGTGACATCACCGCCGTACGACGTGGTCGTACGGCCGGACGGTCTGCACCACCTCGAATCGGCTGATCCGCACAACATCGTCCGCCTGATACTCCCCCAGGCCAGAACGCCCGCCGCCCGTGACGAACAGGCAGCCGAAACCCTGCACCGCTGGCTCGCCGACGGCATCCTCGCTCCCGACACGAAGCCCGGTCTCTACGTCTACGAGCAGGCGGACGACAGCATCCTCCAGCGCGGCCTCATAGGCGCCCTGCGCCTCTCGGAGCCGTCCGCCGGCGTGGTCCTCCCCCACGAGGACGTCATCCCCCACGTCATCGCGGACCGTGCGGCCCTGATGCGCGCCACCTCCACCAACATGGAGCCCCTGCTCCTCACCTACCGGGGCGAGGGCGCCACCGCCGGGGCGACAGCCGTGGTCGAGCGCACCACGGAACGAGCCCCTCTTTTCGCCACGACCACGGAGGACGGCTTCAGGCACCGTCTCTGGGCGGTCACCGACCCCGCCGAACTCGCCGAGATCCAGTCGGACCTCGCCCGCCACCAGGCTCTGATAGCCGACGGCCACCACCGCTGGGCGACGTATCTCCGGCTCCGCACGGAGCACCCGTCACCCAGCCCCTGGGACTACGGTCTGGTCCTCCTCGTGGACACCGCCCGCTACCCCCTCCGTGTCCGCGCGATCCACCGCCTCCTCCACCAACTCCCTGTCTCCGACGCCCTCACCGCCCTGGACGGCCGGTTCCGCGTCCGCCGGCTCGACGTCCCGCTGCCCGAGGCACTGGAGGCCCTGGCGACCGCGGCCGCCGCCGGCAACGCCTTCCTCCTCGCGGGCGACGGCTCCTTCCACCTCGTGGACCGGCCGGACCCGGATCTCCTCACCCGTACGATTCCCGCCGACCGCCCGGCCGCCTGGCGCACCCTCGACGCGACCGTCCTGCACTCCACCCTCCTCCACCACGTCTGGCGCATCCCCGAGGACTCCCCGGCCCACGTCGCCTACATCCACGACACCGCCGCCACCGTCGAGAAGGCCGAACGCGACGGCGGCACGGCCGTCCTCATGCACCCGGTCCGCGAGGAGGTCGTACGCGACCTCGCCCGCCAGGGCGTCACCATGCCCCGCAAATCCACGTCGTTCGGCCCGAAGCCGGCGTCGGGACTGGTGCTGCGCGCGTTGGAACTCTGA